One Apostichopus japonicus isolate 1M-3 chromosome 14, ASM3797524v1, whole genome shotgun sequence genomic window carries:
- the LOC139980292 gene encoding transmembrane protein 272-like isoform X1, whose amino-acid sequence MESKGSTENHNLEAGLNSNPPPPQYGSNGEEPLPPPYSDAPRDAPPSYQSLFGQMQDAKQNSSGALDFIQRLIKLLLNTIAVTIFMIILLAVPITMVVIGAIYVDDCPTEKMIPIYLIVSGSCYILKNLIDLFERYKNRDQDDSHGNNPSNALSRLLGCFIFAFFIAGNVWIYRNYPPSTNIESDHYCNPVVYYFAFWITTLAYIFCAFTCLCLCCAALGTAAGAST is encoded by the exons ATGGAGTCAAAGGGATCTACTGAAAATCAC AATTTAGAAGCAGGATTGAATTCCAATCCACCCCCTCCACAGTATGGATCAAACGGGGAAGAACCACTGCCTCCACCATATTCAGATGCACCTAGAG ACGCACCACCGTCTTACCAGAGTCTGTTTGGACAGATGCAAGATGCTAAACAGAATTCATCGGGGGCATTGGACTTCATTCAGAGACTTATCAAACTGCTTCTCAACACAA TTGCTGTCACAATTTTTATGATAATATTGTTGGCTGTTCCCATCACTATGGTTGTAATAG GTGCAATATACGTCGACGATTGCCCCACAGAAAAGATGATTCCTATCTACTTGATTGTTTCCGGCTCTTGTTATATATTGAAGAATCTGATCGATCTGTTTGAGAGATATAAGAATCGGGATCAGGACGACAGCCACGGGAACAACCCTTCCAACGCTTTAAGTCGTCTCTTGGGATGCTTCATATTTGCATTTTTCATTGCAG GAAATGTCTGGATATACAGGAATTACCCTCCCAGTACTAACATAGAGAGTGACCACTATTGCAACCCTGTGGTCTACTACTTTGCGTTTTGGATTACCACTCTGGCCTACATCTTCTGTGCCTTCACTTGTCTTTGTCTGTGCTGTGCTGCCCTCGGTACTGCTGCAGGTGCATCAACATAG
- the LOC139980292 gene encoding transmembrane protein 272-like isoform X2, with translation MQSNLEAGLNSNPPPPQYGSNGEEPLPPPYSDAPRDAPPSYQSLFGQMQDAKQNSSGALDFIQRLIKLLLNTIAVTIFMIILLAVPITMVVIGAIYVDDCPTEKMIPIYLIVSGSCYILKNLIDLFERYKNRDQDDSHGNNPSNALSRLLGCFIFAFFIAGNVWIYRNYPPSTNIESDHYCNPVVYYFAFWITTLAYIFCAFTCLCLCCAALGTAAGAST, from the exons ATGCAATCG AATTTAGAAGCAGGATTGAATTCCAATCCACCCCCTCCACAGTATGGATCAAACGGGGAAGAACCACTGCCTCCACCATATTCAGATGCACCTAGAG ACGCACCACCGTCTTACCAGAGTCTGTTTGGACAGATGCAAGATGCTAAACAGAATTCATCGGGGGCATTGGACTTCATTCAGAGACTTATCAAACTGCTTCTCAACACAA TTGCTGTCACAATTTTTATGATAATATTGTTGGCTGTTCCCATCACTATGGTTGTAATAG GTGCAATATACGTCGACGATTGCCCCACAGAAAAGATGATTCCTATCTACTTGATTGTTTCCGGCTCTTGTTATATATTGAAGAATCTGATCGATCTGTTTGAGAGATATAAGAATCGGGATCAGGACGACAGCCACGGGAACAACCCTTCCAACGCTTTAAGTCGTCTCTTGGGATGCTTCATATTTGCATTTTTCATTGCAG GAAATGTCTGGATATACAGGAATTACCCTCCCAGTACTAACATAGAGAGTGACCACTATTGCAACCCTGTGGTCTACTACTTTGCGTTTTGGATTACCACTCTGGCCTACATCTTCTGTGCCTTCACTTGTCTTTGTCTGTGCTGTGCTGCCCTCGGTACTGCTGCAGGTGCATCAACATAG